One Triplophysa dalaica isolate WHDGS20190420 chromosome 1, ASM1584641v1, whole genome shotgun sequence DNA segment encodes these proteins:
- the dctn1a gene encoding dynactin subunit 1a isoform X4: MSSDGGGKPVKVGSLVEVIGKGQRGTVAYIGATLFASGKWVGVILDEPKGKNDGTVQGKRYFTCEENHGIFVRQSQIQLMDDGGSSATSPETPDSGVSKLPKKEIQEIGKGVKQTPAAKKTAVRRSTKAGRPSVGSGFSGSVLVEKESTSSPQTALGAPVVPQPGGTPSAHQPTTTSKEEESLRAQVKDLEEKLETLRMKRSEDKVKLKEMEKHKIQMEQLQEWKIKMQEQQNDLQKQLKEAKKEAREALESKDRYMEEMADTADAIEMATLDKEMAEEKGESLQQEVESLKEKVEELTMDLEILKHEIEENGSDGAASSYQVKQLEEQNGRLKEALVRMRDLSSSEKQEHIKLQKHMEKKNSELETLRAQKEKQQEEMKQAEDTIDELKEQVDAALGAEEMVETLTERNLDLEEKVRELRETVSDLEAINEMNDELQENARETELELREQLDLGGARVREAQKRVEAAQETVADYQQTINKYRELTTHLQEVNRELTNQQSTSVEQQPAPELFDFKIKFAETKAYAKAIEMELRKMEVNQANRQVALLTSFMPESFLRHGGDYDCILVLLLIPRLICKAELISKQAQEKFDLNGASGERAGLRGPAGEQLSFASGLVYSLSLLQATLHKYQLALSQCDVEVYKRMGTLYSEMSVHERSLDFLIDLLHKDQLDETIQVEPLTKAIKYYQQLYSFHLSEQPEDCTIQLSDHIKFTQSALDCMGAEAGRLRAFLQAGQEGAELSVLLKDLDTSRGDIGQFCKKIRRRMPGTDAPGIPAALTFSPEVSETLADCRKQLTRAVAVLQEVAAAGAQMIAPLAEPEGLNAIKVEDAMFKAVEQVYGSHELNPYECLRQSCSAVIATMNKMATAMQEGEYDAEKPQQTRPPVEICAAAVRAEMTDAEGLGNKVEDRETVIKELKKSLKIKGEELSEAHVRLSLLEKKLDTSTKDADERVEKIQSKLDDALALLKKKEKEFEETMDALQADIDQLESEKVELKQRISNQSRAADVYRGPQASGIASIITGTAAGVVEVVDSPLLKQQIDMQRLAITHLKTENYRLKAEKMRDQLASLPPLRVSSVTAVRDGITSDTLSGSLYRKTDLVLNNLLKMSAGVKVVDITGKTPASASAQLMEQTARLNSFKETLDKLKAEVSQHVVSQQPGARVPSDFATFPAASFLKAKEEQKSGAVLVGKVMIPCSRGNEQTHCLVLSQQQLQRVHRLLMT; the protein is encoded by the exons ATGAGTTCTGACGGTGGGGGGAAGCCGGTGAAGGTGGGATCTCTGGTGGAGGTCATCGGTAAGGGTCAACGTGGGACGGTGGCGTACATCGGCGCCACTCTCTTTGCCTCAGGGAAATGGGTGGGCGTCATTCTGGACGAGCCTAAAGGAAAGAACGATGGAACGGTGCAGGGAAAACGCTACTTCACCTGCGAGGAGAATCATGGGATATTTGTCAGACAGTCTCAG ATTCAGCTCATGGATGATGGAGGGAGCTCCGCCACGTCTCCAGAAACACCTGACTCGGGGGTGTCCAAACTGCCCAAAAAAG AGATCCAGGAGATAGGGAAAGGAGTAAAGCAG ACTCCAGCAGCCAAGAAG ACTGCTGTGCGTCGTAGTACCAAG GCCGGACGTCCATCTGTCGGTTCCGGGTTCTCGGGGTCCGTGTTGGTAGAAAAGGAGTCCACTTCCTCACCGCAGACGGCACTGGGAGCGCCTGTCGTACCACAGCCCGGTGGGACCCCCAGTGCCCACCAACCCACAACCACAAGCAAA GAGGAGGAGTCTCTTCGAGCTCAGGTGAAGGATCTGGAGGAGAAGCTGGAGACTCTGAGGATGAAGCGCTCAGAAGATAAAGTCAAGCTGAAGGAAATGGAGAAGCACAAGATTCAGATGGAGCAGCTGCAGGAGTGGAAGATCAAGATGCAGGAGCAACAGAACGACCTGCAGAAGCAACTCAAAGAGGCGAAGAAG GAGGCTCGTGAGGCTCTGGAGTCCAAAGATCGCTACATGGAGGAGATGGCAGATACAGCAGACGCCATTGAGATGGCCACGCTGGACAAAGAGATGGCGGAGGAGAAAGGCGAGTCGCTCCAGCAGGAGGTGGAAAGTCTGAAGGAGAAGGTGGAGGAGCTCACCATGGATCTGGAGATCCTCAAGCACGAGATCGAGGAGAACG GGTCTGACGGAGCCGCGTCCAGTTACCAAGTTAAACAGCTGGAGGAACAGAACGGCCGGCTGAAAGAAGCCCTGGTCAG aatGAGAGATCTGTCGTCCTCTGAGAAGCAGGAGCACATTAAGCTTCAGAAACACATGGAGAAGAAGAACTCTGAGCTGGAGACACTGCGAGCACAGAAAGAGAAACAGCAGGAAGAGATGAAGCAGGCTGAAGACACCATAGATGAGCTCAAAGagcag GTGGATGCCGCGCTTGGGGCCGAGGAGATGGTCGAGACGCTGACGGAGAGAAATCTAGACCTGGAGGAGAAAGTGCGAGAACTCCGAGAGACAGTCAGTGACCTG GAAGCCATAAACGAGATGAATGATGAGCTGCAAGAGAATGCCCGCGAGACCGAGTTGGAGCTCCGCGAGCAACTGGACCTGGGTGGAGCACGAGTCCGAGAAGCTCAGAAGAGAGTAGAGGCGGCCCAAGAGACAGTGGCCGACTATCAGCAAACTATCAACAAATACAGAGAACTCACCACGCACCTCCAG GAAGTGAACCGAGAGTTGACCAATCAGCAGAGCACCAGTGTGGAGCAGCAGCCAGCCCCGGAGctctttgattttaaaatcaagtTTGCAGAGACCAAAGCTTACGCGAAG gccATTGAGATGGAGCTCCGTAAGATGGAGGTTAATCAAGCGAACCGGCAGGTGGCTCTCCTGACATCCTTCATGCCCGAGTCTTTCCTGAGACATGGAGGTGACTACGACTGCATCCTTGTGTTGCTGCTGATCCCCAGACTCATATGCAAG GCGGAGTTGATCAGTAAACAGGCTCAGGAGAAGTTTGATCTGAACGGAGCTTCAGGAGAGCGCGCTGGACTCCGCGGGCCGGCCGGAGAGCAGCTGAGTTTCGCGTCTGGTCTGGTTTATTCTCTGAGTCTGCTGCAGGCCACGCTGCACAAGTATCAGCT AGCTCTGAGTCAGTGTGATGTGGAGGTGTACAAGCGGATGGGGACGCTGTACTCTGAGATGAGCGTTCACGAGCGTTCTCTGGACTTTCTCATTGATCTGCTTCATAAAGATCAGCTGGACGAGACCATTCAAGTGGAGCCGCTCACTAAAGCCATCAAATACtaccag CAACTCTACAGCTTTCATCTCTCTGAGCAACCTGAAGACTGCACCATACAACTGTCTGATCACAtcaag TTTACTCAGAGCGCTCTCGACTGCATGGGGGCGGAGGCTGGGCGTCTGCGGGCATTTCTGCAGGCGGGACAGGAAGGGGCGGAGCTTTCTGTGCTGCTGAAGGACCTGGACACTTCCCGTGGCGACATTGGTCAGTTCTGTAAGAAGATCCGCAGGAGGATGCCCGGAACCGACGCGCCTGGAATACCTGCAGCTCTCACCTTCAGTCCCGAG GTGAGCGAGACGCTGGCAGACTGCAGGAAGCAGCTGACACGTGCGGTGGCGGTCCTGCAGGAAGTGGCGGCCGCCGGCGCTCAGATGATCGCCCCGCTGGCTGAACCCGAGGGCCTGAACGCAATTAAAGTGGAGGATGCGATGTTTAAAGCCGTGGAGCAG GTGTACGGCTCTCACGAGCTCAATCCTTACGAGTGTCTCCGTCAGTCCTGCTCTGCTGTCATAGCAACCATGAACAAGATGGCCACCGCCATGCAGGAGGGCGAGTATGATGCCGAGAAGCCTCAGCAAACG cgtCCTCCAGTGGAGATCTGTGCGGCTGCAGTGCGAGCTGAGATGACAGATGCTGAAGGTTTGGGCAATAAAGTGGAAGATCGAGAAACTGTCATCAAAGAACTGAAAAAATCGCTCAAAATCAAG GGAGAGGAGCTGAGCGAGGCCCACGTCCGTCTCAGCTTGTTGGAGAAGAAACTGGACACCTCCACCAAAGACGCAGATGAGCGTGTGGAGAAGATCCAGAGCAAACTAGACGACGCTCTCGCTCTGctcaaaaagaaagagaa AGAGTTCGAGGAGACCATGGACGCGCTGCAGGCGGATATCGATCAGTTGGAATCGGAGAAGGTGGAGTTAAAACAGAGAATCAGCAACCAATCACGAGCTGCTGATGTCTACCGTGGGCCGCAGGCATCTGGCATTGCCTCAATCATCACGGGAACGGCAGCAg gtgtagTTGAAGTGGTGGATTCTCCTCTCCTCAAACAACAGATCGACATGCAGCGACTCGCTATCACACATCTGAAGACTGAAAATTACAGACTGaag GCTGAGAAGATGCGCGATCAGCTGGCGTCTCTCCCTCCTCTCAGAGTGTCCAGTGTGACGGCGGTGAGAGACGgaatcacatcagacacactTTCAGGTTCACTTTACCGTAAAACAGATCTTGTGCTCAACAACCTGCTGAAGATGAGCGCTGGAGTCAAAGTAGTGGACATCACCGGCAAAACACCag CGAGTGCGAGCGCTCAGTTAATGGAGCAGACGGCGAGACTGAATTCATTTAAAGAGACGCTGGATAAACTGAAG GCCGAAGTGTCGCAGCACGTGGTCTCTCAGCAGCCCGGCGCCCGCGTTCCGTCCGACTTCGCCACGTTCCCGGCCGCCTCATTCCTCAAG GCCAAAGAAGAACAGAAAAGCGGCGCCGTGCTGGTCGGCAAGGTGATGATTCCCTGTTCCCGTGGCAATGAGCAGACGCATTGCCTCGTCCTGTCGCAGCAGCAGCTGCAGCGCGTGCACCGCCTCCTGATGACATAA